In Falco naumanni isolate bFalNau1 chromosome 5, bFalNau1.pat, whole genome shotgun sequence, the following are encoded in one genomic region:
- the SLC35E3 gene encoding solute carrier family 35 member E3, with product MGWLPTQGRLAAGLLVNLAASICIVFLNKWLYVRLGFPNLSLTLVHFAITWLGLYLCQALGAFSPKSLQPAQVLPLALSFCGFVVFTNLSLQSNTIGTYQLAKAMTTPVIVVIQSLAYGKTFPLRIKLTLVPITLGVFLNSYYDVKFSVLGMAFATLGVLVTSLYQVWVGAKQHELQVNSMQLLYYQAPMSSAMLLFIIPFFEPVFGEGGIFGPWTLSAVIMVLLSGIIAFMVNLSIYWIIGNTSPVTYNMFGHFKFCITLLGGCLLFKDPLSVNQGLGILCTLLGILAYTHFKLSEQESSKSKLVQRP from the exons ATGGGCTGGCTGCCGACGCAGGGCCggctggcggcggggctgcTGGTGAACCTGGCCGCCTCCATCTGTATCGTCTTCCTGAACAAGTGGCTGTACGTGCGGCTGGGCTTCCCCAACCTCAGCCTCACGCTGGTGCACTTCGCCATCACCTGGCTCGGTCTCTACCTGTGCCAGGCGCTCGGCGCCTTCTCCCCCAAGAGCCTACAGCCCGCCCAGGTGCTGCCGCTGGCCCTCAGCTTCTGCGGCTTCGTCGTCTTCACCAacctctccctgcagagcaaCACCATCGGTACCTACCAGCTGGCAAAGGCCATGACCACGCCGGTCATCGTGGTCATCCAGAGCCTGGCTTACGGCAAGACCTTCCCTCTCCGGATCAAGCTCACGCTG GTCCCCATCACGCTGGGCGTCTTCCTCAACTCCTACTACGACGTGAAGTTCAGCGTCCTCGGGATGGCGTTCGCCACCCTGGGTGTCCTGGTGACCTCCCTCTACCAAGTG tGGGTAGGAGCTAAGCAGCATGAGTTGCAGGTAAACTCTATGCAGTTGCTGTACTATCAGGCGCCAATGTCCTCAGCTATGTTGTTGTTCATCATACCCTTCTTTGAGCCAGTCTTTGGAGAAGGGGGAATATTTGGGCCCTGGACACTTTCTGCTGTG ATAATGGTACTGCTGTCTGGAATAATAGCCTTTATGGTAAACTTGTCCATTTACTGGATCATTGGAAATACATCACCTGTCAC GTATAACATGTTTGGACATTTCAAGTTCTGCATCACTCTCCTGGGAGGGTGCCTCTTATTTAAGGATCCACTGTCAGTTAATCAAGGCCTTGGGATTCTGTGCACATTGTTGGGCATTTTAGCTTACACCCACTTCAAGCTTAGTGAGCAGGAAAGCAGTAAAAGTAAATTGGTTCAGCGTCCATAA